One window from the genome of Rhodococcus sp. ABRD24 encodes:
- the serB gene encoding phosphoserine phosphatase SerB, with protein MGASDATVLVTVTGPDRPGVTSVLFAALSRHDVSLLDVEQVVIRGRLTLGVLVVCPTDPEALQEELEEAMDTVGMHVDVEIGADPAGRQHVSTHAVVVLGSPVSARAFRSLSRELARQGANIDSIRGIADYPVTGLELMVTASNTGADADAQLRTGLAGIAAGENVDVAVEHAGLARRAKRLIVFDVDSTLVQGEVIEMLAARAGVEDEVRAVTESAMRGEIDFAESLHQRVATLAGLDASVIDDVAAELQLTPGARTTIRTLRRLGYHCGVVSGGFRQVIEGLAHELELDFVQANTLEIVDGRLTGRVVGEIVDRAAKATALRKFAAEVGVPMEQTVAVGDGANDIDMLNAAGLGVAFNAKPALREVADTALSHPFLDAVLFVLGVTRDEVEAADAVDGVVRRVPIP; from the coding sequence GTGGGTGCGTCAGACGCCACTGTTCTGGTGACGGTTACAGGTCCGGACCGGCCCGGCGTGACGTCGGTGCTCTTCGCGGCGTTGTCTCGTCACGACGTGAGCCTGCTCGATGTGGAACAGGTCGTGATCCGCGGCCGTCTCACGCTCGGTGTTCTGGTTGTGTGTCCCACCGATCCGGAGGCTCTCCAGGAGGAGCTCGAGGAGGCGATGGACACAGTCGGCATGCATGTCGACGTCGAGATCGGTGCCGATCCGGCAGGCCGCCAGCATGTGTCCACCCATGCCGTGGTCGTGCTCGGCAGCCCTGTCAGTGCGCGCGCGTTCCGCTCGCTGTCCCGCGAGCTGGCCCGCCAGGGCGCCAACATCGACTCGATCCGTGGCATCGCCGACTACCCGGTCACCGGGCTCGAGCTGATGGTCACGGCGTCGAATACCGGTGCCGACGCGGATGCGCAGCTGCGCACCGGCCTCGCCGGGATCGCGGCCGGCGAGAACGTCGATGTGGCGGTCGAGCACGCGGGTCTGGCGAGGCGCGCCAAGCGCCTCATCGTGTTCGATGTCGATTCGACGCTTGTACAGGGCGAGGTCATCGAGATGCTGGCGGCCCGAGCCGGAGTGGAGGACGAGGTCCGCGCCGTCACCGAGTCGGCGATGCGCGGCGAGATCGACTTCGCCGAGTCTCTGCACCAGCGGGTCGCCACGCTCGCCGGTCTCGACGCATCCGTTATCGATGACGTCGCCGCCGAGCTGCAGCTGACACCGGGTGCCCGGACCACGATCCGGACCCTGCGCCGCCTCGGCTACCACTGTGGCGTCGTTTCCGGCGGCTTCCGCCAGGTGATCGAGGGTCTCGCGCACGAGCTGGAACTCGACTTCGTCCAAGCCAACACGCTCGAGATCGTCGACGGCCGGCTCACCGGCCGAGTGGTCGGCGAGATTGTCGACCGCGCCGCCAAGGCCACGGCGCTTCGGAAGTTCGCCGCCGAGGTCGGGGTGCCCATGGAGCAGACCGTCGCGGTCGGCGACGGCGCCAACGACATCGACATGCTCAACGCTGCCGGGCTCGGCGTGGCGTTCAATGCCAAGCCCGCGCTGCGGGAGGTCGCGGATACGGCGCTCTCGCACCCGTTCCTCGACGCGGTGCTGTTCGTACTCGGTGTCACCCGTGACGAGGTCGAGGCCGCGGACGCGGTGGATGGCGTCGTACGGCGCGTGCCGATCCCATGA
- a CDS encoding ABC transporter substrate-binding protein, whose product MAATAVLAGLTACGSTTDDDASTIVRTTTRIAGAGVVGIERDTRAACATPTPADPGAPDPQRIVVLDSAAMDSVCALGLWERVVGAATGSGDTPQPSYLGTGISELPSIGPVSNPDMARIREAAPELILGSAPASPELAGQLNAVAPTVFTGGDPVFWKAQFLASGKAMGRAVAAQQALDSYLADAARTGTDIDARLTQASVILFRSDTTAIEGPGSFSGQVLADAGVQRPPYQRIDVASKDIDNLGDAEGDLIYVSFDGSDGLTHGTEVMESDAWHELGAVTDNRVFAVEDEIWNAGNGLVAARAVLTDLRATLNGYVN is encoded by the coding sequence ATGGCGGCCACCGCGGTCCTCGCGGGACTCACCGCATGCGGTAGCACGACCGACGACGACGCAAGCACGATCGTGCGCACGACGACGCGAATCGCCGGCGCCGGCGTCGTGGGGATCGAGCGGGACACCCGCGCCGCATGTGCCACTCCGACACCCGCCGATCCAGGCGCACCGGACCCACAGCGGATTGTCGTACTGGACAGTGCAGCGATGGATTCGGTGTGCGCTCTGGGGCTGTGGGAGCGCGTCGTCGGCGCCGCCACCGGCTCCGGCGACACCCCACAGCCGTCGTACCTGGGCACCGGGATCTCGGAACTGCCGAGCATCGGGCCGGTCTCGAATCCGGACATGGCCCGAATCCGCGAGGCAGCACCCGAGCTCATCCTCGGGTCCGCCCCGGCGAGTCCGGAGCTGGCAGGTCAGCTCAATGCCGTCGCACCCACCGTCTTCACCGGCGGCGACCCGGTGTTCTGGAAGGCGCAGTTCCTCGCCTCCGGAAAGGCGATGGGGCGTGCCGTCGCGGCACAGCAGGCCCTAGACTCCTATCTCGCGGACGCAGCGCGGACCGGAACCGATATCGACGCGCGCCTGACGCAGGCGTCGGTCATCCTTTTCCGTTCGGATACGACAGCGATCGAGGGGCCGGGCAGCTTCTCCGGGCAGGTGCTCGCGGACGCCGGTGTGCAGCGTCCGCCATATCAGCGAATCGACGTCGCATCCAAGGACATCGACAACCTCGGTGACGCGGAGGGAGACCTGATCTACGTCAGCTTCGACGGATCGGACGGACTGACTCACGGCACCGAGGTAATGGAATCCGACGCTTGGCACGAACTCGGCGCTGTCACCGACAATCGGGTCTTCGCCGTCGAGGACGAGATCTGGAACGCCGGCAATGGCCTGGTCGCCGCTCGCGCGGTTCTCACCGATCTGAGGGCCACCCTCAACGGGTACGTCAACTAG
- the nrdF gene encoding class 1b ribonucleoside-diphosphate reductase subunit beta, which yields MTTAPHAHSPADGTRIKLIDRVSAINWNRVPDEKDSEVWDRLTGNFWLPEKVPVSNDIQSWATLTPTEQQLTMRVFTGLTLLDTIQGTVGAVSLIPDAVTPHEEAVLTNIAFMESVHAKSYSQIFSTLCTTREIDDAFRWSEENPNLQRKAQIVLDYYRGEDPLKRKVASTLLESFLFYSGFYLPMYWSSRAKLTNTADMIRLIIRDEAVHGYYIGYKYQRGLEQITEAEREELKNYTFELLFELYDNEVEYTQDLYDEVGLTEDVKKFLRYNANKALMNLGYEGLFPKDETDVNPAILSALSPNADENHDFFSGSGSSYVIGKAVNTEDEDWDF from the coding sequence ATGACCACCGCTCCCCATGCGCACTCTCCGGCCGACGGCACGCGCATCAAGTTGATCGACCGCGTTTCGGCGATCAACTGGAACCGCGTCCCCGACGAGAAGGACTCCGAGGTGTGGGACCGCCTCACCGGCAACTTCTGGCTGCCGGAGAAGGTGCCGGTGTCCAACGACATCCAGTCGTGGGCCACGCTGACCCCCACCGAGCAGCAGCTCACGATGCGCGTGTTCACCGGCCTGACACTGCTGGACACCATCCAGGGCACCGTCGGCGCCGTGAGCCTCATCCCCGATGCGGTCACCCCGCACGAGGAGGCCGTGCTCACCAACATTGCGTTCATGGAGTCCGTGCACGCGAAGAGCTACTCGCAGATCTTCTCGACGCTGTGCACCACGCGCGAGATCGACGATGCGTTCCGCTGGTCCGAGGAGAACCCGAACCTCCAGCGCAAGGCGCAGATCGTGCTCGACTACTACCGCGGTGAGGATCCACTCAAGCGCAAGGTCGCCTCGACGCTGCTCGAGAGCTTCCTGTTCTACTCAGGTTTCTACCTGCCGATGTACTGGTCGTCGCGGGCCAAGCTCACCAACACGGCCGACATGATTCGCCTGATCATCCGCGATGAAGCGGTGCACGGCTACTACATCGGCTACAAGTACCAGCGTGGACTCGAGCAAATCACCGAGGCCGAACGCGAGGAGCTCAAGAACTACACGTTCGAGCTGCTGTTCGAGCTGTACGACAACGAGGTCGAGTACACCCAGGACCTGTACGACGAGGTCGGGCTCACCGAGGACGTCAAGAAGTTCCTGCGCTACAACGCCAACAAGGCGCTGATGAACCTCGGCTACGAGGGCCTGTTCCCGAAGGACGAGACGGACGTCAACCCGGCGATCCTCTCGGCACTCTCGCCGAACGCGGACGAGAACCACGACTTCTTCTCCGGGTCGGGTTCGAGCTACGTCATCGGCAAGGCCGTCAACACCGAGGACGAGGACTGGGACTTCTAG
- a CDS encoding NUDIX domain-containing protein, with protein sequence MPIPEFVAALREHVGHAPLWLAGVSAVVLDRDNRVLLTLRADNGLWAVVSGILEPDEEPGPAVLREIREETGLDAELVRVTSVDTAGPITYANGDIASYLDVCFLARAVSGEAHVADDENLEVRWFPPDELPTDMTESSRRRIDKALAGRPEAWFHA encoded by the coding sequence ATGCCGATCCCCGAATTCGTTGCAGCACTGCGTGAACATGTCGGGCACGCTCCCCTGTGGCTGGCAGGCGTGAGTGCTGTAGTGCTCGACCGTGACAACCGCGTCCTGCTCACTCTGCGCGCGGACAACGGCCTGTGGGCAGTCGTGTCGGGCATCCTCGAACCCGATGAGGAACCGGGCCCAGCGGTACTGCGGGAGATTCGTGAGGAGACCGGGCTGGACGCGGAACTCGTACGAGTCACCAGTGTCGACACCGCCGGACCCATCACCTACGCGAACGGCGACATCGCGAGCTATCTCGACGTGTGCTTCCTTGCTCGCGCCGTCTCCGGTGAGGCGCACGTCGCCGACGACGAGAACCTCGAGGTTCGATGGTTCCCGCCCGACGAACTGCCGACTGACATGACCGAGTCGTCGCGCCGGCGGATCGACAAGGCGCTCGCCGGCCGCCCCGAGGCCTGGTTCCACGCCTGA
- a CDS encoding ABC transporter ATP-binding protein, with product MVAVSEPDPDLLIDFEDVLIRRGGATLVGPVSWKVELDEKWVVLGPNGAGKTSLLRMAAAEIHPTSGVARLFGETFGQVDITELRPRIGLSSSALAHRVPADEVVSDLVVSAGYSVLGRWRERYEDMDTERAVETLESLGAEHLANRTYGTLSEGERKRVLIARALMTDPELLLLDEPAAGLDLGGREELVARLGDLAADPDSPATVLITHHVEEIPPGFTHALLLTEGRVVSQGLLDDVITAENLSAAFSQSISLDRVDGRFFARRTRHPGLHRA from the coding sequence ATGGTCGCTGTGTCGGAACCAGATCCTGATCTCCTCATCGATTTCGAAGACGTCCTGATTCGCCGTGGCGGAGCGACCCTCGTCGGCCCGGTCTCCTGGAAAGTGGAGTTGGACGAGAAGTGGGTCGTACTCGGCCCCAACGGCGCGGGCAAGACGTCGCTGCTGCGCATGGCCGCCGCCGAGATACACCCGACGTCCGGCGTCGCCCGCCTGTTCGGCGAGACGTTCGGCCAGGTCGACATCACCGAACTGCGTCCGCGGATCGGATTGTCGTCGTCGGCGCTCGCGCACCGGGTTCCGGCCGACGAGGTCGTGAGCGACCTGGTGGTGTCGGCGGGCTACTCGGTGCTCGGACGCTGGCGTGAGCGCTACGAGGACATGGACACCGAGCGGGCCGTCGAGACGCTCGAGAGCCTCGGCGCCGAGCACCTCGCCAACCGCACCTACGGCACGCTGTCCGAAGGGGAGCGCAAGCGCGTCCTCATCGCCCGTGCGCTGATGACGGATCCCGAACTTCTGCTGCTCGACGAGCCCGCCGCCGGCCTCGACCTCGGAGGCCGCGAGGAACTGGTCGCTCGTCTCGGGGACCTCGCCGCCGATCCGGATTCGCCCGCGACCGTCCTCATCACGCACCACGTCGAGGAGATCCCGCCCGGCTTCACACACGCGCTGCTGCTCACGGAGGGACGTGTCGTGTCGCAGGGCCTGCTCGACGACGTGATCACCGCCGAGAACCTCAGCGCGGCATTCAGCCAGTCCATCAGCCTGGACCGGGTCGACGGCCGGTTCTTCGCGCGCCGTACCCGGCATCCCGGGCTGCACCGGGCCTGA
- the ctaD gene encoding cytochrome c oxidase subunit I, translating into MTAVAPQPVPEIAARPYPPRQGPKGSFIYKMITTTDPKVLGVMYLVTSFAFFLIGGLMALLMRSELAVPGLQFLSNEQFNQLFTMHGTIMLLLYATPVVFGFANYILPLQIGAPDVAFPRLNAFSYWLYLFGAIITTAGFITPGGAADFGWTAYTPLSSALHSPGVGADLWIMGLAIAGLGTILGGVNMITTVVCLRAPGMTMFRMPIFTWNILITSILILLAFPLLTAAFMGLWVDRHLGGHIFDPATGGVLLWQHLFWFFGHPEVYIIALPFFGIVSEIFPVFSRKPIFGYSGLVYATMAIAALSIAVWAHHMYATGAVLLPFFSFMTFLIAVPTGVKFFNWIGTMWKGQLTFESPMLFSVGFLVTFLFGGLSGVLLASPPIDFHVTDSYFVIAHFHYVLFGTIVFATYAGIYFWFPKMTGRMLDERLGKWHFWLTFLGFHATFLVQHWLGAEGMPRRYADYLPSDGFTMLNSISTIGSFILGASTLPFLWNVFKSYRYGEVVTVDDPWGYGNSLEWATTCPPPRHNFTELPRIRSERPAFELHYPHMVERMREEAHVGIGHGGKHATAVLEDSKS; encoded by the coding sequence GTGACTGCCGTAGCGCCCCAGCCAGTCCCGGAGATAGCAGCGAGGCCATACCCGCCGCGGCAGGGACCTAAGGGCTCGTTCATCTATAAAATGATCACGACCACCGATCCCAAGGTGCTCGGTGTCATGTACCTGGTGACGTCGTTCGCGTTCTTCCTCATCGGTGGCCTCATGGCGCTGCTGATGCGTAGCGAACTCGCCGTCCCGGGTCTGCAGTTCCTGTCGAACGAGCAGTTCAACCAGCTGTTCACGATGCACGGCACGATCATGCTGCTGCTGTACGCGACGCCGGTGGTGTTCGGTTTCGCGAACTACATCCTGCCGCTGCAGATCGGTGCCCCCGACGTGGCGTTCCCGCGTCTGAACGCGTTCAGCTACTGGCTGTACCTGTTCGGCGCGATCATCACCACGGCCGGCTTCATCACCCCCGGTGGTGCCGCCGACTTCGGTTGGACCGCCTACACCCCGCTGTCGAGCGCACTGCACTCGCCTGGCGTCGGCGCAGATCTGTGGATCATGGGCCTCGCGATCGCGGGCCTCGGTACCATCCTCGGCGGCGTGAACATGATCACGACGGTGGTGTGCTTGCGCGCCCCCGGTATGACGATGTTCCGGATGCCGATCTTCACCTGGAACATCCTGATCACCAGCATCCTCATCCTGCTGGCGTTCCCGCTGCTGACCGCCGCCTTCATGGGTCTGTGGGTGGATCGCCATCTCGGTGGCCATATCTTCGACCCCGCTACCGGTGGCGTCCTGCTGTGGCAGCACCTGTTCTGGTTCTTCGGCCACCCCGAGGTCTACATCATCGCGCTGCCGTTCTTCGGCATCGTCTCGGAGATCTTCCCGGTGTTCTCCCGTAAGCCGATCTTCGGCTACAGCGGCCTGGTCTACGCGACCATGGCGATCGCGGCACTCTCGATCGCGGTGTGGGCGCACCACATGTACGCCACCGGCGCCGTTCTGCTGCCGTTCTTCTCGTTCATGACATTCCTCATCGCGGTTCCGACCGGCGTGAAGTTCTTCAACTGGATCGGCACGATGTGGAAGGGCCAGTTGACGTTCGAATCCCCGATGCTCTTCTCGGTCGGCTTCCTGGTGACCTTCCTCTTCGGTGGTCTGTCGGGTGTGCTGCTCGCGAGCCCGCCGATCGACTTCCACGTCACCGACTCGTACTTCGTGATCGCCCACTTCCACTACGTGCTCTTCGGCACCATCGTGTTCGCCACCTACGCGGGCATCTACTTCTGGTTCCCGAAGATGACCGGCCGCATGCTGGACGAGCGACTCGGCAAGTGGCACTTCTGGTTGACCTTCCTCGGTTTCCACGCCACCTTCCTGGTGCAGCACTGGCTCGGTGCGGAGGGCATGCCGCGCCGTTACGCCGACTACCTCCCGTCCGACGGCTTCACCATGCTGAACTCGATCTCCACGATCGGCTCGTTCATCCTGGGCGCTTCGACGCTGCCGTTCCTGTGGAACGTCTTCAAGAGCTACCGCTACGGTGAGGTCGTCACGGTCGACGACCCGTGGGGCTACGGCAACTCGCTCGAATGGGCCACCACGTGCCCGCCGCCGCGGCACAACTTCACCGAGCTGCCCCGGATCCGCAGCGAGCGTCCGGCCTTCGAGCTGCACTACCCGCACATGGTCGAGCGCATGCGCGAGGAGGCACACGTCGGAATCGGCCACGGCGGCAAGCACGCCACCGCGGTCTTGGAAGACAGCAAGTCCTAG
- a CDS encoding peptidyl-tRNA hydrolase, translating to MTVTADGLAVRHAVLAAGYGHAPDPSDPARVLAMPLVLHIPKIDPPARSALLAAAASATVALCLDERVGPDADGQPGPWQQAYREWTGARIRKVARRARGAQWLAAQDVDGVTVDIAGARARALVPGPVGDLDPRIKKLQIGGTDLEHDEPGPSDPAVPTLWINASLEMTVGKAAAQVGHASMLLAGAMSLDRVRRWAADSFHCAVRDADPRRWAALCAEVANGTAIAVRDAGFTEVEPGSMTVIAPIR from the coding sequence ATGACCGTGACGGCGGACGGGTTGGCGGTCCGGCACGCGGTGTTGGCCGCAGGCTACGGTCATGCGCCGGACCCGTCCGATCCCGCCCGGGTGCTCGCGATGCCCCTGGTGCTGCACATCCCCAAGATTGATCCGCCTGCTCGCAGCGCCCTGCTCGCGGCGGCGGCGTCGGCGACCGTCGCGCTGTGCCTCGACGAGCGCGTCGGGCCGGACGCGGACGGCCAACCCGGGCCGTGGCAGCAGGCCTACCGGGAATGGACCGGTGCCCGCATCCGCAAGGTTGCGCGGCGGGCTCGTGGTGCCCAGTGGCTCGCGGCACAGGACGTGGACGGCGTCACCGTCGATATCGCCGGCGCCCGCGCCCGCGCCCTGGTACCCGGGCCGGTCGGCGACCTCGATCCGCGGATCAAGAAACTGCAGATCGGCGGCACCGACCTCGAGCACGACGAGCCGGGCCCGTCCGACCCCGCGGTTCCGACATTGTGGATCAACGCATCCCTCGAGATGACCGTCGGGAAGGCCGCAGCCCAGGTAGGGCATGCGTCCATGCTGCTCGCGGGTGCGATGTCACTCGACCGGGTCCGGCGGTGGGCGGCCGACTCCTTCCACTGTGCGGTCCGAGACGCCGATCCCCGGCGGTGGGCGGCGCTGTGCGCCGAGGTCGCGAACGGAACCGCGATCGCGGTGCGGGACGCGGGCTTCACCGAGGTGGAACCCGGCTCGATGACGGTGATCGCACCGATCCGCTGA
- a CDS encoding RDD family protein, which yields MTTPGFDAAIPPGTVPTPDHPPSKHGEADDPRYPSPRQLRQVIAFVVDLFLHIAVGVVAMIVCLDIPAVADWAPLALPIGWILASLLQRVVAQRIFHTTIGKALTGLCVIRPSDGQWPTLGYLLKWWLIGAFDVLSTFSNSTWLGSYDNSPSAVRLRDVVALRSLRTDL from the coding sequence GTGACCACACCAGGATTCGACGCAGCAATACCCCCGGGGACCGTGCCGACACCGGATCACCCCCCGTCGAAACACGGCGAGGCCGACGATCCGCGATATCCATCGCCGCGTCAACTACGTCAGGTGATCGCCTTCGTCGTCGATCTCTTCCTGCACATCGCGGTCGGGGTCGTCGCGATGATCGTCTGCCTCGACATCCCGGCCGTCGCAGACTGGGCACCGCTCGCGCTGCCCATCGGGTGGATTCTCGCCTCGCTCCTGCAGCGCGTCGTGGCCCAGCGCATCTTCCACACGACGATCGGCAAGGCCCTGACCGGACTGTGCGTCATCCGCCCCTCCGACGGTCAGTGGCCGACGCTCGGGTACCTGCTGAAGTGGTGGCTGATCGGGGCGTTCGACGTCCTCAGCACCTTTTCGAACAGCACGTGGCTGGGCAGCTACGACAACTCGCCGTCCGCTGTCCGCCTCCGGGATGTCGTCGCCCTCCGATCCCTCCGAACCGATCTCTGA